In one window of Cytophagaceae bacterium ABcell3 DNA:
- a CDS encoding N-acetylmuramoyl-L-alanine amidase produces MEIRDYYLHGEGVSVTETPNRSGAFAEGLPDTVLIHYTAGPNLSSAVNTLTNPSSRASAHIVIGRDGEIRQLAPFNIIAWHAGQSQYKERTGFNQYSIGIELDNAGELTRRNGGYYSWFGRRYAKEEVVKAVHRNETVEKYWHAFSERQIALVYDLCILLKETYNIKYILGHEEVSPNRKLDPGPAFPLDKLRDKILNPDRSQNEAESPEIPEEGVVSASSLNIRLQPDVESERAARPLPNGTKVKILEAKDGWYKVQTLLEGWVNGKYIK; encoded by the coding sequence ATGGAAATTAGAGACTACTATTTACATGGGGAAGGAGTTTCGGTAACGGAAACGCCCAATAGGAGCGGTGCCTTTGCGGAAGGATTGCCTGACACTGTGCTGATACACTATACAGCAGGCCCTAATTTGTCTTCTGCGGTCAATACGCTTACCAACCCCTCATCGCGTGCATCGGCGCATATTGTTATTGGCAGGGATGGTGAAATCAGGCAATTAGCTCCTTTCAACATTATTGCTTGGCATGCAGGGCAAAGCCAGTATAAAGAACGGACAGGTTTTAACCAATATTCCATTGGTATTGAACTGGACAATGCCGGTGAGCTGACCCGTCGGAATGGTGGGTATTATAGCTGGTTTGGTAGAAGGTATGCTAAGGAAGAAGTTGTCAAAGCGGTGCATAGGAATGAAACGGTCGAGAAATATTGGCATGCCTTTTCAGAACGGCAAATCGCTTTAGTTTATGACTTGTGCATACTGTTGAAGGAAACGTATAACATTAAGTATATTTTGGGACATGAAGAGGTGTCGCCGAACAGAAAATTAGATCCTGGGCCAGCATTTCCGCTTGATAAGTTAAGAGATAAAATTTTGAACCCGGACAGGAGCCAAAATGAGGCTGAATCTCCAGAAATTCCAGAAGAAGGTGTAGTTTCCGCCAGCAGTTTAAATATACGTTTACAGCCAGATGTCGAATCAGAAAGAGCGGCTCGCCCCTTGCCCAATGGCACAAAAGTAAAAATATTAGAAGCGAAAGATGGCTGGTACAAAGTACAAACCCTTTTGGAGGGTTGGGTAAACGGCAAGTACATTAAATAA
- a CDS encoding TIM barrel protein — protein MAREKFDIDAVEYVNQFFADKATDKGFLNQLKRQSEDLGVKNLLIMVDGEGNLADRNKKVREKAAENHFKWIEAAKFLGCHSIRINLHGDHDEDIWKDAAIDGWARLAAFGAEHDIHVLAENHGQWSSKASLVVEVLKAVDNPYAGTLPDFGNFCVRREKGDLWESPCVETYDKYKGVKELLPFAKGVSAKAFDFDEKGNETTIDYGKMLSLIKQSGFKGYLGIEYDGDRLDEVEGIMATKRLLEKTRELINE, from the coding sequence ATGGCCAGGGAAAAATTTGATATTGATGCGGTTGAATATGTCAACCAGTTTTTTGCCGATAAAGCCACCGACAAAGGCTTTTTGAATCAACTAAAGAGGCAATCAGAAGATCTAGGGGTAAAAAACCTGCTCATTATGGTAGACGGAGAAGGAAACTTGGCCGACAGAAATAAGAAAGTGCGGGAAAAAGCCGCGGAAAACCACTTTAAATGGATTGAAGCTGCCAAATTCTTGGGGTGTCACTCCATTAGGATTAACCTTCACGGAGACCATGACGAAGATATATGGAAAGATGCCGCTATAGACGGATGGGCAAGGTTGGCAGCCTTTGGCGCCGAACATGATATTCACGTATTGGCCGAAAACCATGGGCAATGGTCTTCCAAAGCAAGTTTAGTGGTGGAAGTACTGAAAGCCGTCGATAACCCTTATGCCGGCACATTGCCCGATTTTGGCAACTTTTGCGTTCGCCGGGAAAAAGGCGACTTGTGGGAATCTCCCTGCGTAGAAACTTATGATAAATATAAAGGGGTAAAAGAGCTGTTGCCTTTTGCCAAGGGGGTAAGTGCCAAAGCCTTTGACTTTGACGAAAAAGGAAACGAGACCACTATAGATTATGGCAAAATGCTATCATTGATAAAACAGTCTGGTTTCAAAGGCTATTTGGGCATTGAATATGATGGAGACCGGTTAGACGAGGTAGAAGGCATAATGGCAACAAAAAGGTTATTAGAGAAAACCAGGGAACTGATCAATGAATAA
- a CDS encoding porin family protein: protein MKKLFTFVAVAFVATLTSLNADAQVALGVRGGVNIAKLYKIGPGEWSSDEIGPHLGLIIGYSFSQKFSLQTEVNYSGQGDLIGYIRSEDGLTESGVINTRINYLSIPVLAKARFGSEKFGFFINGGPYIGYALSGRFRESHTLEGFGFRHNIRDEGEIDFKEDGLKRFDFGVTLGTGVMFKVGPGDIFVEGRYSYGLMDITDWDGERPEGESPLRNRYFTVSAGYIIPLGGR, encoded by the coding sequence ATGAAAAAACTGTTTACTTTTGTTGCTGTTGCTTTTGTAGCAACACTTACGTCGCTTAATGCTGATGCACAGGTTGCTTTAGGCGTAAGGGGCGGTGTTAATATTGCCAAATTGTACAAGATTGGACCTGGCGAATGGTCAAGCGATGAGATAGGGCCGCACTTAGGTTTAATAATTGGCTATTCCTTTAGTCAAAAATTTTCTTTGCAAACAGAGGTTAATTATTCCGGACAAGGAGATCTTATTGGATATATACGTTCAGAGGATGGATTAACTGAAAGTGGTGTGATTAACACAAGAATTAATTACCTGAGCATTCCAGTTCTGGCAAAGGCCAGGTTTGGCAGTGAAAAATTTGGATTTTTTATTAATGGCGGCCCATATATAGGATATGCTTTAAGTGGTCGCTTTCGTGAAAGTCATACTTTGGAAGGGTTTGGCTTTAGGCATAACATTAGAGATGAAGGAGAAATTGATTTTAAAGAGGATGGTTTGAAACGTTTTGATTTTGGAGTTACGTTGGGAACTGGTGTGATGTTTAAAGTGGGACCTGGTGATATTTTTGTGGAAGGAAGGTACAGTTATGGCTTAATGGATATAACAGACTGGGATGGAGAAAGGCCAGAAGGAGAAAGCCCCTTAAGAAACCGCTATTTTACCGTTTCAGCAGGCTATATCATACCATTAGGCGGTAGATAA
- a CDS encoding CBASS cGAMP-activated phospholipase encodes MVRILSIDGGGIRGIIPARILISLEDKLKKHSNNPDARLADYFDFIAGTSTGGILACIYLFPDNNNRPKFSANDALNFYKSYGEKIFRQTLWRKITTVWGLLRGKYAPDVLEECLDKYFGESTLDQLLKPCIIPSFSIRPNVSDGLEKNRPYFFTQHDAKLKPKENFSLKEVCRSTSAAPTYFPPAFALSNFGEGMGTIDGGVFANNPTLCAYAEVRKAVSQPKAKDMFIVSLSTGTTGVRIDYSKAKNWGTIHWVKPLIDTMMSGVSQTTSYQLKKIFEAAEVPDQYIRLEPRLESGEASMDNASPENIQNLIRIGEQKAKSKNEELEYIAKRLVETKPQKLEYVLR; translated from the coding sequence ATGGTCAGAATTCTTTCGATAGATGGTGGTGGAATACGGGGCATTATTCCTGCACGCATACTTATCTCGCTGGAAGATAAGCTGAAAAAGCACAGCAATAATCCTGATGCCAGATTAGCCGATTATTTCGATTTCATTGCTGGAACCAGTACCGGAGGTATTTTGGCGTGTATCTACTTGTTTCCCGACAACAACAACCGTCCAAAGTTTTCGGCAAACGATGCATTGAATTTTTACAAATCTTATGGAGAGAAGATTTTCAGGCAAACGCTATGGCGCAAGATCACCACAGTTTGGGGTCTGTTAAGAGGCAAATACGCTCCAGATGTGCTGGAAGAATGCCTTGACAAATATTTTGGAGAATCCACCCTTGACCAGCTACTCAAACCCTGTATCATACCTTCTTTTTCTATAAGGCCAAATGTGTCAGACGGTTTAGAAAAGAATAGGCCTTATTTTTTCACCCAGCATGACGCAAAGCTAAAACCTAAAGAAAATTTTTCTCTAAAAGAAGTCTGCCGTTCCACATCGGCAGCCCCAACGTATTTCCCACCTGCCTTTGCATTGTCTAATTTTGGTGAGGGAATGGGTACTATCGATGGTGGTGTTTTTGCCAATAACCCCACCTTATGTGCTTATGCAGAAGTACGCAAAGCAGTATCACAGCCCAAAGCCAAGGACATGTTCATAGTGTCTCTTAGCACAGGTACCACAGGGGTGCGCATTGATTATAGCAAAGCCAAGAACTGGGGCACAATTCATTGGGTAAAGCCGCTGATAGACACTATGATGAGCGGTGTTTCACAAACAACATCGTATCAGCTAAAAAAAATATTTGAGGCAGCAGAAGTGCCAGACCAATATATAAGGCTTGAGCCTAGGTTAGAATCTGGTGAGGCAAGTATGGATAATGCTTCTCCTGAAAATATACAAAACCTCATCAGGATAGGTGAGCAAAAAGCTAAATCCAAAAACGAGGAACTTGAATATATTGCTAAAAGGTTAGTGGAAACAAAGCCTCAAAAGCTAGAGTATGTCCTACGGTAG
- a CDS encoding ATP-binding cassette domain-containing protein, giving the protein MISTSNLTVRFGKRTLFEDVTIKFTPGNCYGLIGANGTGKSTFLKVLSGEQDAQSGRVEITPGERLAVLKQNHFEFDEHPVLQTVIMGHKQLYAIMQEKDAIYAKPDFSEEDGVRASELEAEFADMNGWNAEAEAAELLSGLGIKEDIHYSLMKDIEPNEKVRVLLAQALFGNPDILLLDEPTNHLDIESIRWLENFLYNFKNTVIVVSHDRHFLDQVCTHIADIDYGKIQLFTGNYSFWYHTSQLAAKQRADQNKKAEEKRAELQEFIARFSANASKSRQATSRQKFLDKITVEDIKPSSRKYPAVIFKPEREPGDQILTVEGLSKCQNGETLFNNVSFTVNKDDKIAFVSQDSLAISALLDIINDKDKADAGSFKWGITINKSYFPADNSEYFNTDLNLVDWLRQYSEEKDESFVRGFLGKMLFSGEESLKKASVLSGGEKVRCMLSKMMLSEANVLVLDEPTNHLDLESIIALNNGLKDFSGNVLFTSHDFEFVNSIANRIIEITPNGILDKLMSYEDYVNDEYIKKQREELYADV; this is encoded by the coding sequence ATGATCAGTACCAGTAATCTTACTGTCCGTTTTGGCAAGAGAACTTTATTTGAAGACGTTACTATAAAATTTACCCCAGGTAACTGTTATGGCCTCATTGGCGCAAATGGTACAGGGAAATCTACCTTTCTTAAAGTATTATCTGGAGAACAAGATGCGCAGTCAGGGCGTGTGGAAATTACTCCAGGTGAGCGGTTGGCTGTTTTAAAGCAGAACCATTTTGAATTTGACGAGCACCCTGTTCTTCAAACTGTCATTATGGGACACAAGCAGCTTTATGCTATTATGCAGGAAAAAGACGCCATTTATGCCAAGCCTGATTTTTCAGAAGAAGATGGTGTAAGAGCTTCTGAGCTTGAAGCCGAATTTGCCGATATGAACGGCTGGAATGCTGAAGCGGAAGCTGCAGAGTTGCTTAGTGGCTTAGGTATTAAAGAAGACATTCATTATTCTTTGATGAAGGACATTGAGCCCAATGAAAAAGTAAGAGTGCTTTTGGCACAGGCACTTTTTGGTAACCCTGACATCCTATTGCTCGATGAGCCTACCAACCACCTTGACATAGAGTCTATCAGATGGCTGGAAAACTTCTTATATAATTTTAAAAATACGGTAATTGTCGTTTCCCACGATAGGCACTTCCTTGACCAGGTGTGTACGCATATCGCAGATATTGACTATGGGAAAATACAGTTGTTTACAGGTAACTACTCTTTCTGGTACCACACAAGTCAGTTGGCCGCCAAGCAAAGGGCAGACCAAAACAAGAAGGCCGAAGAAAAGCGTGCAGAGCTTCAGGAATTTATTGCAAGGTTTAGCGCCAATGCTTCAAAGTCACGTCAGGCAACTTCGAGACAGAAATTTCTGGACAAAATCACAGTTGAAGACATTAAACCTTCGTCTAGAAAATATCCTGCTGTTATCTTTAAACCAGAAAGAGAACCCGGCGATCAAATCCTTACTGTAGAAGGGCTTTCGAAATGCCAGAATGGAGAGACCCTTTTCAATAATGTATCCTTTACTGTCAACAAGGACGATAAAATAGCCTTTGTAAGCCAAGACTCATTAGCTATTTCTGCTTTGTTGGATATTATCAATGACAAGGATAAAGCCGATGCCGGAAGTTTTAAATGGGGAATAACCATCAATAAATCTTATTTCCCAGCAGACAATTCAGAGTATTTCAATACTGACCTAAATTTGGTTGATTGGTTAAGGCAATATTCTGAAGAAAAGGATGAAAGCTTCGTACGTGGTTTTTTAGGAAAGATGTTGTTTTCGGGAGAAGAGTCCTTAAAGAAGGCAAGCGTACTCTCCGGAGGTGAAAAAGTGCGGTGCATGCTTTCAAAAATGATGCTCTCCGAAGCGAACGTTTTGGTATTAGACGAACCTACGAACCACCTGGATCTTGAATCCATTATTGCCCTAAACAATGGTTTGAAAGACTTTTCCGGAAACGTTTTGTTTACCTCTCATGACTTTGAATTTGTCAACTCCATCGCTAACAGGATTATCGAAATCACACCAAATGGCATATTGGATAAGCTTATGAGCTATGAAGACTATGTAAATGATGAATATATCAAGAAACAACGGGAAGAGCTTTACGCCGATGTATAA